The genome window NNNNNNNNNNNNNNNNNNNNNNNNNNNNNNNNNNNNNNNNNNNNNNNNNNNNNNNNNNNNNNNNNNNNNNNNNNNNNNNNNNNNNNNNNNNNNNNNNNNNNNNNNNNNNNNNNNNNNNNNNNNNNNNNNNNNNNNNNNNNNNNNNNNNNNNNNNNNNNNNNNNNNNNNNNNNNNNNNNNNNNNNNNNNNNNNNNNNNNNNNNNNNNNNNNNNNNNNNNNNNNNNNNNNNNNNNNNNNNNNNNNNNNNNNNNNNNNNNNNNNNNNNNNNNNNNNNNNNNNNNNNNNNNNNNNNNNNNNNNNNNNNNNNNNNNNNNNNNNNNNNNNNNNNNNNNNNNNNNNNNNNNNNNNNNNNNNNNNNNNNNNNNNNNNNNNNNNNNNNNNNNNNNNNNNNNNNNNNNNNNNNNNNNNNNNNNNNNNNNNNNNNNNNNNNNNNNNNNNNNNNNNNNNNNNNNNNNNNNNNNNNNNNNNNNNNNNNNNNNNNNNNNNNNNNNNNNNNNNNNNNNNNNNNNNNNNNNNNNNNNNNNNNNNNNNNNNNNNNNNNNNNNNNNNNNNNNNNNNNNNNNNNNNNNNNNNNNNNNNNNNNNNNNNNNNNNNNNNNNNNNNNNNNNNNNNNNNNNNNNNNNNNNNNNNNNNNNNNNNNNNNNNNNNNNNNNNNNNNNNNNNNNNNNNNNNNNNNNNNNNNNNNNNNNNNNNNNNNNNNNNNNNNNNNNNNNNNNNNNNNNNNNNNNNNNNNNNNNNNNNNNNNNNNNNNNNNNNNNNNNNNNNNNNNNNNNNNNNNNNNNNNNNNNNNNNNNNNNNNNNNNNNNNNNNNNNNNNNNNNNNNNNNNNNNNNNNNNNNNNNNNNNNNNNNNNNNNNNNNNNNNNNNNNNNNNNNNNNNNNNNNNNNNNNNNNNNNNNNNNNNNNNNNNNNNNNNNNNNNNNNNNNNNNNNNNNNNNNNNNNNtggcagctgggccagccctTTCCATGGAGGAATTCTTCCAATATCcatcctcagcctctcctcatggACATACTGGGTTAAAAATTCCCCTTTCTGGCGCTCAGGACATCAATaaatcccagagctggagatgCCCAGCTGGCTCAGGGCCCAGGTCCGGGGAGGAACAGGCACAGTcaggacaaaagagaaaaattcctgCTCATTTGGAACCCTGGTGTAtctatattattaatataaattagaTATTGATATAGTTTATAcattatattaaatattgttTATCCTGGAGTATTCACAATAAAGGATTTATTCCCTTTTGGGATTTGTTGCCTTTTCATCGCTGTGGGAAGAACCAGAACAGGTTCCCAGAGGTGTCCAAGGccgggctggagcagcctggggtggaGGAATTGGATGGAATTGGATGGAATTGGATGGAATTGGATGGAATTGGATGGAATTGGATGGAATTGGATGGAATTGGATGGAATTGGACGAGCTTTGAGGCCTTTCCagcccaacccattccatgacTGCTCTGGATTTCCTGGGAATTTGGTGCAGAGCCCCATCCCTGCGCTCAGGCCCCTCGAAGGAGGCTGCTGTTATTTCAGGAACAGTTGATGGAGTTTTATTAAGATTTTATTCCTGTTCCCTTAGTAACTCAAAAGACACAGGCGAGGAAATTGCTTAATAGGGACAGAGCTCACAAAGGAACAGGATCACTGTCAACAATTCCaggaggctgtgcccaggtTTTTCTGGGAATGAGGCACGAATTAAATGTTAATTTGGGCACGGCAAATATCTAATGAGATGCTTATTTAGAACAAAGGAAGGAGTCAGCTTGGAGCCAGGCAGGATCCGCTGGGATCCAGAGCAGGATCCAGCTGTGGGGTGGAAGGACCTAAAATCTCATCCAGAGCCAACCCCGAcacctccccctgtcccagcccgGCCTCGGGCACATCCcgggatccaggggcagccacagctgctctgggaattccatcccagcccctccctcaTCCTAAAAAATATCTCCCTCATTTCCACCCCAAATCTCCCCTCTTTTCCCTTGAGACCATTACCCCACCCTCATCTCGCCCATAAGTGAAGCATTGGAAAATCTCCCTGGAGCGTTTTTCCCATGATTTTTGGTGCCCAAACTCCTCAAAGGTGGGGAAAGGCTGGGGGTCCCTCCCTgggggggtcccggggggtccctccctccttcccttcacCTCCACAGCGGGTCCCGGTGTCCGAGCCGTGTCCAGCGGGGCTGAGGCAGCTCCGAGCCCCTCTGGACCCCCCGGCGCTCCCCCCGGAGCCGCTGGAatctctgctttgcctttttcagtaaatgctgctgctgggacgGGCCCTGGCAGCCTCTGGAAACATCCAGGGGCTCTGCCAGGGAATCCTGAACTTCCAGCGGGATCAGAGCCCGGAGCAGGGGGGCTGTGCCCCGATCAGAGCAGGGTGGGGGGCTCCAGGAGGGCACGGAGCTGCTCCATGGGAACAAAACCAGGGCTGGGACAATCcccatttccctctctccctttgcTGTTATCCCTGGAaatctgctcctgcctgtgcccccTGCCCCGAGGGCTCCtcctctgtcctgccccagcacagccaggagggaaCCAAGGTGTTCCCCATGTCAGGAATGCGATCCGCTGGGATCCTCTGGGGTCCGCTGGGATCCGCTGGGATCCgctgggatcctctgggatcctctgggatccGCTGGGATCCGCTGGGATCCgctgggatcctctgggatccCCTTCCCTGCTATCCCTGCCACGGACAGACCCTTCTTCCCCCGCTGTCCATGCCCGGGGGATGCTGAGCTCCCCCCACAGCCCTGTGGGACGGACAAAGGGATCCAGGATCCAGGATCCAGGAGCGATCCTGCCCCGAGCCTCGCCGGGATTCCCTGGATGTCCCCTCGCGTTCCAAACCCCGCTCCAGCTCGGGGCTGGCGGCTCCAGCACCTCCCGAGCCATGAGGATGCCGTGGGTGGCCTCTCCCAAGCTGGAATCCTGCCTGGATCCAGCGGTTCGGGGCAGATGGATCCAGGGAGATCCAAGCGGATCGGCCCCGGCTGTCCGGGCTGTCCCGTTCGGGAGGGACGGGAGCAGCCCAGGGGGGaaggctcagcccagcccagcccagcccagcccagcccggaTGGatttccccaaatcccaggctCTGAGGCCCCCGATGCTCCCGGGGACGCTCTCCCGAGCCCATCGGAGCCCCAGGAAAGGCAGATCCCACCCCAacccctcctgccctctccagccATCCTGGACACAGCTCCGGAACATTTCCCGGCTCCAGCCCCGAGCCCACCCAGCCGAGCGGGCCGGGGGTCGCTGGCAGGGCAGCCCCGGCTCTGCTGCCCCGGGATGCGGTACCTGGCTGCCCTGGGATCCCGGCTCCATCCCCGGCCATCCCGGAGCTCCCGGGGAAGCGGCCGCCGCTCGCCGCCGCCGGAGCGGGTTCCTATGGCGATGCGGAATCGATTAGAATAAAAGGTGGAGCGCAGCAATTGGAGCCGGGAGAAGTTTCCTGAGCCGCCTGCCTGGAAAAACCGGGAGTGCCCGGAGCTGGGGGGCTGAGCTGCGCCCCCCGGCCCGGCTCctcatccctgtgctcccaaaaaaacccctccaatcccttgggaagcagctgcatCCCATAAacctccccaaatccctgggcagctccacctgtgccccccaaatccccccgaTCCCCGGGCAGCTCCTGCACCCCGggatccccaaatcccccccgATCCCCGGGCAGCTCCTGCACCCCGggatccccaaatccccccgaTCCCCGGGCAGCTCCTGCACCCCGGGATCCCCNNNNNNNNNNNNNNNNNNNNNNNNNNNNNNNNNNNNNNNNNNNNNNNNNNNNNNNNNNNNNNNNNNNNNNNNNNNNNNNNNNNNNNNNNNNNNNNNNNNNNNNNNNNNNNNNNNNNNNNNNNNNNNNNNNNNNNNNNNNNNNNNNNNNNNNNNNNNNNNNNNNNNNNNNNNNNNNNNNNNNNNNNNNNNNNNNNNNNNNNNNNNNNNNNNNNNNNNNNNNNNNNNNNNN of Parus major isolate Abel chromosome 28, Parus_major1.1, whole genome shotgun sequence contains these proteins:
- the CTXN1 gene encoding cortexin-1 isoform X1, whose product is MGIVPALVLFPWSSSVPSWSPPPCSDRGTAPLLRALIPLEVQDSLAEPLDVSRGCQGPSQQQHLLKKAKQRFQRLRGERRGVQRGSELPQPRWTRLGHRDPLWSPGQPDPGEAPSVTGPCGHSLALLLSLLLSLLLSPRSRSQELWAGPGADPEGLAME